In Cytobacillus sp. IB215665, a single window of DNA contains:
- a CDS encoding EamA family transporter, with amino-acid sequence MKRPTRRTGLLLVMMGALFWGVGGTVAQKLFQQYAIDVNWLVTTRLLIAGLLLISIQFVRKDRTQILGVWKNGKVAIQLIIFGLCGMLAVQYTYMASIKHGNAAVATLLQYLAPVFIIVYLIIRKQTILTKRDLLTVSLSLIGCFFLLTNGSFSQLSVPTIGIVWGVLSGVALAFYTLYAVPLLKQYDSLVIVGWAMIIGGIALSFVHPPWQIDYSSINALSFFYLIFVIVFGTMIAFWFYIESLQSLSPKETSLISSLEPLAAVLTTVFWLKEPFGFFQWLGTTCIIGMIILLALNKNYSKDNQTIKKPLTIN; translated from the coding sequence ATGAAAAGACCCACAAGAAGAACTGGATTACTTCTCGTTATGATGGGAGCTCTATTTTGGGGAGTTGGTGGTACAGTTGCACAAAAACTCTTTCAACAATACGCCATCGATGTCAACTGGTTAGTAACAACACGATTACTTATCGCCGGCTTATTACTCATATCAATACAATTTGTTCGAAAAGACCGCACTCAAATACTCGGGGTATGGAAGAATGGGAAGGTAGCTATACAACTCATTATCTTTGGCTTATGCGGGATGCTTGCAGTGCAATACACTTACATGGCATCCATCAAACATGGAAACGCTGCTGTTGCAACACTGTTACAATATTTAGCACCAGTGTTTATTATCGTTTACTTAATAATACGTAAACAAACTATATTAACGAAGCGAGATCTATTAACTGTGTCTCTCTCTTTAATCGGATGTTTTTTCTTATTAACTAACGGATCCTTTTCACAATTGTCAGTTCCAACCATTGGGATAGTTTGGGGTGTGTTATCTGGCGTAGCATTAGCATTTTATACTTTATATGCCGTTCCTTTGCTGAAACAATACGATTCCCTTGTCATCGTTGGCTGGGCTATGATTATAGGTGGAATCGCTTTAAGCTTTGTTCATCCACCTTGGCAAATAGATTATTCAAGCATTAATGCACTAAGCTTCTTTTATCTCATATTTGTCATCGTATTCGGAACAATGATTGCATTTTGGTTTTATATCGAAAGCTTACAAAGTCTCTCACCTAAAGAAACAAGCCTTATAAGTAGTTTAGAACCATTAGCTGCTGTATTAACTACGGTATTTTGGTTAAAAGAGCCCTTTGGATTTTTTCAATGGCTAGGTACCACTTGTATCATAGGGATGATTATATTGTTGGCTCTAAATAAAAACTATTCAAAGGATAATCAAACGATTAAGAAGCCTCTAACAAT
- a CDS encoding AraC family transcriptional regulator, whose product MQIKNFKVDQQSLKEQTKHQTVALPIACYETEIKQNIHGYIPLHWHDEVQFVFIKKGEAIFQINEDRIVVQEGHGLFINSGCLHMAEDKDQSGCVYICLNVAPHFLLSQELYSTYVTPYIQATNLPYLYVDTNENWGENILDAIGEIKQLIEHQLACFEIDITMQLANIWKSLIVNRFNLEYVQTEVVKNERMKKMLSWIHLHYERKITLAAIAKAGELSRSECCRYFRRMLNTTPLGYVMDYRIQQSLVLLQQEDINVTEVAYQVGFNSTSYFIDKFRKSINMTPLAYKKNKIVP is encoded by the coding sequence GTGCAAATAAAGAATTTTAAAGTGGACCAACAAAGCTTAAAAGAGCAAACGAAGCACCAAACAGTTGCACTACCTATTGCATGTTACGAAACTGAGATTAAGCAAAATATACATGGATATATTCCACTTCATTGGCATGATGAAGTTCAATTTGTATTCATTAAAAAAGGGGAAGCAATATTTCAAATAAATGAAGATAGGATAGTTGTTCAAGAAGGTCATGGGTTATTTATCAATAGTGGTTGCTTGCATATGGCTGAAGATAAGGATCAATCTGGATGTGTTTATATTTGTTTGAATGTTGCTCCACACTTTTTATTATCACAAGAATTATATTCAACCTATGTTACTCCGTATATTCAAGCTACGAATCTACCTTATTTGTATGTAGACACAAATGAAAATTGGGGGGAAAACATACTAGATGCAATTGGAGAAATTAAGCAGTTAATTGAGCACCAATTAGCATGTTTTGAAATTGATATCACTATGCAACTAGCGAATATTTGGAAAAGCTTAATTGTTAATAGATTTAACCTTGAATATGTTCAAACAGAAGTGGTAAAAAATGAGCGAATGAAAAAAATGTTGAGCTGGATTCATCTCCACTATGAGCGGAAAATTACGTTAGCAGCTATTGCAAAAGCAGGCGAATTGAGTCGATCTGAATGTTGTAGATATTTTAGACGGATGTTAAATACTACGCCGTTAGGTTATGTGATGGATTATCGAATCCAGCAAAGCCTAGTCTTATTGCAACAAGAGGATATAAATGTTACTGAAGTTGCATACCAAGTAGGTTTTAATAGTACAAGTTATTTTATTGATAAATTCCGCAAGTCGATCAATATGACTCCTTTAGCATATAAAAAGAATAAAATAGTTCCTTGA
- a CDS encoding choice-of-anchor J domain-containing protein: MKKKLVSAVSATALTLSLLTPSFSGAQVSAASKDWNAERYGDVLDIGAKLRAQAEDEGFLQKAREEIAAQVDNINLNGEEVDAENSSEGTFSFDGGTKYFLNQDLQLKTFTLRSVGENVEVWVADDLSFPEGDPRPAHVVTQEQVDKLRDEFDNNIYPVETEFFGQSDFLTGEHAELPAILDLPEDYYLSEEGKNIMLVDNIVDENFNDPDYPFFTAGFYYSLFETYIDRNIITIDTLDWENRLDGFLGTVAHEYQHLIHDDNDSDEENWINEGMSDYAEYLTGYGHPMGHVNYFLDHPENSLVEWDEFLAAGMAPETLADYGQAYLLQLYLSEQFGKEFIQELIKDEDNGIESVNNQLSAFNTGIDFPELFSRFNTALVIDSSKPGNGIYEFESIDLQVNFESAADFEKDGVPAWGGNFKVIELDDKIRTINFDGIDFLPIPWELAQDPLGSGNEVLWASEGDEVDNFIVLEADLSNVNEATLQFDNYIDIEEQWDFGIVQVSTDGGENWTSLANENTRSDIVPEGYPKIKENLPGFTGHYDDWQKETFDLSDYTGQEILVGFRYMTDWGFNDSGWFIDNIEIPEIGYVHDGNSLDGLRSINEVKGQYVEYAVTFINERAVGKNGKNKKYKVVNVEPFNVTDEDALELRQLFKNGKNYMIVWYAPPVGTKGFVDFTYEIITKSDSKKDKNGN; this comes from the coding sequence ATGAAAAAGAAGCTAGTTTCAGCTGTTTCAGCAACAGCACTAACACTGTCTTTATTGACACCTTCATTTAGTGGGGCTCAAGTGAGTGCAGCTTCGAAAGATTGGAATGCTGAGAGATATGGTGATGTTTTAGATATCGGAGCGAAGCTAAGAGCACAAGCTGAGGACGAAGGATTTTTACAAAAGGCAAGAGAAGAAATTGCTGCTCAAGTTGATAACATTAATTTAAACGGTGAGGAAGTAGATGCAGAAAATTCATCTGAAGGTACTTTTTCATTTGATGGCGGTACTAAATATTTCCTGAACCAAGATTTACAATTGAAAACATTCACTCTCCGTAGTGTCGGTGAAAATGTAGAAGTATGGGTTGCAGATGATCTTTCTTTTCCAGAGGGAGACCCAAGACCAGCTCACGTAGTCACTCAGGAACAAGTTGATAAATTACGAGATGAATTTGATAATAATATTTATCCAGTAGAAACAGAGTTTTTCGGACAATCAGACTTTTTAACTGGAGAGCACGCTGAATTACCAGCAATTCTTGATTTACCAGAAGACTATTATCTATCTGAAGAAGGTAAAAACATCATGTTAGTGGATAATATCGTTGATGAAAACTTCAATGATCCAGACTATCCATTTTTTACTGCAGGGTTTTATTATTCTCTATTTGAAACATACATTGATCGTAATATTATAACAATTGATACGTTAGATTGGGAAAATAGATTAGATGGTTTCCTAGGAACGGTTGCGCATGAATATCAACATTTAATTCATGATGATAATGATAGTGATGAAGAGAACTGGATAAATGAGGGTATGTCTGATTATGCAGAGTACTTAACTGGTTATGGACACCCGATGGGTCATGTTAATTACTTCTTAGATCATCCAGAAAATTCACTTGTAGAGTGGGATGAGTTCCTAGCAGCTGGAATGGCTCCAGAAACGTTAGCAGATTACGGCCAAGCGTATTTACTACAGCTTTACTTAAGTGAACAATTTGGAAAAGAGTTTATTCAAGAGTTAATCAAAGACGAAGATAATGGTATAGAAAGCGTAAACAACCAATTGTCAGCATTTAATACAGGTATTGATTTCCCTGAACTATTTAGTAGATTTAACACAGCACTAGTTATTGATAGTTCTAAACCAGGAAATGGAATTTATGAGTTTGAAAGTATTGATCTACAGGTAAATTTTGAATCTGCAGCTGATTTTGAGAAGGATGGTGTTCCAGCTTGGGGAGGGAACTTCAAAGTTATTGAATTAGATGATAAAATTCGTACAATTAACTTTGATGGAATTGATTTCCTTCCAATCCCTTGGGAATTAGCTCAAGATCCACTAGGATCAGGTAATGAAGTATTGTGGGCAAGCGAAGGCGATGAAGTAGATAATTTTATCGTTTTAGAAGCTGACCTTAGTAATGTAAACGAGGCAACGTTGCAATTTGATAATTATATCGATATTGAGGAACAATGGGACTTTGGGATTGTACAAGTTTCAACTGATGGTGGCGAAAATTGGACAAGCCTAGCAAATGAAAATACTCGTTCGGATATCGTACCAGAAGGTTATCCAAAGATTAAAGAGAACCTTCCAGGGTTTACTGGACATTATGATGATTGGCAAAAAGAAACATTTGATCTTTCTGATTATACTGGTCAAGAGATTTTAGTTGGTTTCCGTTATATGACTGACTGGGGATTCAATGATTCAGGTTGGTTCATTGATAATATCGAAATACCAGAAATCGGCTATGTTCATGATGGAAATTCTTTAGATGGCTTACGATCAATTAATGAAGTAAAAGGACAATATGTTGAATATGCTGTAACGTTCATTAATGAAAGAGCCGTTGGCAAGAATGGCAAAAATAAAAAGTATAAAGTTGTCAATGTAGAACCATTTAATGTAACTGACGAAGATGCTCTAGAATTACGTCAATTATTTAAAAACGGTAAAAACTATATGATCGTCTGGTATGCACCACCTGTTGGTACAAAAGGTTTCGTTGATTTCACATACGAAATTATTACGAAAAGTGATTCAAAAAAAGACAAGAACGGTAACTAA
- a CDS encoding YwbE family protein, with the protein MNGQQRTNIKRGLEVEIVLKKDQMTGTLTRGIVKDILTNSPHHPHGIKVRLIDGQVGRVQRIL; encoded by the coding sequence ATGAACGGTCAACAAAGGACAAACATTAAACGAGGGCTTGAAGTAGAGATTGTGTTAAAAAAAGATCAAATGACTGGAACACTAACCAGAGGTATTGTAAAAGACATTCTAACGAACTCACCTCATCACCCCCATGGTATTAAAGTAAGGTTAATTGATGGTCAAGTTGGAAGGGTGCAGAGAATCTTATAA
- a CDS encoding SRPBCC domain-containing protein → MLTIHHKTYIKVPKEIVYKTITSADGWNAWFTDQTSLHMNAEGTGDIRFKWSNFGIENANLEDGGKIIESIPNKKFVFQWSPGTKHTTVTFKLEPYKEGTLIDLTETGYTRSDKDLKACIGCATGWGEALTLLKIYLEEGIVYKQDL, encoded by the coding sequence GTGTTAACAATTCACCATAAAACATATATTAAAGTTCCAAAAGAAATAGTATATAAAACGATTACTTCTGCAGATGGCTGGAATGCATGGTTTACAGACCAAACATCTTTACATATGAATGCGGAAGGTACGGGTGATATTCGGTTCAAATGGAGTAATTTCGGAATTGAAAATGCAAACCTTGAAGATGGTGGGAAAATAATTGAGAGTATCCCTAATAAAAAATTTGTTTTTCAATGGTCACCAGGAACAAAACATACTACAGTTACTTTTAAGCTAGAGCCATATAAAGAAGGTACATTAATTGACCTCACCGAAACTGGTTATACTAGATCGGATAAAGACCTCAAGGCATGTATAGGGTGTGCAACAGGTTGGGGAGAAGCACTTACCCTATTAAAGATATACCTTGAAGAAGGAATTGTTTATAAACAGGATTTATAA
- a CDS encoding GTP-binding protein — MTVEQQLINKSYYETFMGDYQSSYPIRVLGELFVNEQQREQPELSFIRYAQGEVYYLSNDYEAAIFKWEKVENELKPWAQKNIADAYLELQMYAEAEHVYSSIITTSNTLTSEISLKLHTLYIEQGNTQLANKAIRDAVAFNPDYTNVTKLAQNYFEEQEDYFSMIELVKNEAVRLGSIEWYNTLMIYIDEGWAKSINPDLFKEPLLILYQIDLSHFESMVQSLWMSYKDEEYYFGWITVINEILVGEDDEDNKLRKWEKLSELYKKSYIDFLHGPYSIKELATIVPIYLHVWKHITPDNKAMFVSAAILSWNEVFNGDIPIDIVRQCEQHVLTDHLYENGLEDSLTLFDDILTWSNQHALHVGNRLKWIVNELTTLQTQRVLIASAFENGKATFINSLVGDHVLAENRSTPFVVFNNGEKKEIKEVLDSDVKEISSLSEFHQTLSFGSIDTNTMFDFKLPSTFLQQHQITMMNTPGFLSHNQMLFKYLSLADSLIFVLDSSNILTEKEVELLIKLQEMNPSLPVHFVSMTVERDYYKDIHEETIADTKAMIHKYFPNARIFSYTKHEMNKSNFNELANAVKSGLTNKKLIHERTKKILYYIRETITYILQKRIENEQALTNEIQSQEEMVLKLNGAINQLSDIEKEKVQVIINMFRSRKEEYRSELEDNIPRILKECSNMISERSDLGTIHHQINEEMNMRIQQYIEQTILPKLRDSIEQWVEISGEVLRDSQEFLTEMSVEFNKIYEEEKVKLECDFKILDDWRRDANRLAVKTHFTKQNIFLRRTPSQMMLKSAGKLFGMLQPNNEMIYNKYKSFVENEDYVDVTDAFTNQLLERFNWFEQSLAEDISSFFTQPHQVLDDSLQEMKQEIDQNSETLMNMRSNPHLVDDPVSLFTLRHKLQEQLIKNK; from the coding sequence ATGACTGTAGAACAACAATTAATTAATAAGTCTTATTACGAGACTTTTATGGGAGATTATCAATCAAGTTATCCTATTCGTGTGCTTGGTGAGCTTTTTGTTAACGAGCAGCAACGTGAACAGCCTGAGTTATCTTTTATTAGGTACGCTCAAGGGGAGGTTTACTACTTAAGTAATGATTACGAAGCAGCCATTTTTAAATGGGAAAAGGTTGAAAATGAGCTTAAACCTTGGGCTCAGAAAAATATTGCAGATGCATACCTTGAACTACAGATGTATGCTGAGGCTGAGCATGTTTATTCTTCAATTATAACAACCTCTAATACACTTACTTCAGAAATTTCTTTAAAGTTACATACTCTTTACATTGAACAAGGAAATACACAGTTAGCGAATAAAGCTATTAGAGATGCTGTTGCATTTAATCCAGATTATACGAATGTAACGAAGTTAGCTCAAAATTATTTTGAGGAACAAGAAGATTATTTTAGCATGATTGAGCTTGTAAAAAATGAAGCAGTACGATTAGGATCAATCGAGTGGTATAACACTTTAATGATATATATAGATGAAGGTTGGGCAAAATCAATAAACCCCGATCTTTTTAAAGAACCTTTGCTTATTTTGTACCAAATTGATTTATCTCATTTTGAGTCAATGGTCCAATCACTTTGGATGAGCTATAAAGACGAGGAATACTATTTTGGTTGGATTACAGTGATAAATGAGATATTAGTTGGAGAGGATGATGAAGACAACAAACTTCGTAAGTGGGAGAAGTTAAGTGAACTATATAAGAAATCATATATAGATTTTCTTCATGGACCATATTCAATTAAAGAGTTAGCAACAATTGTCCCTATCTATTTACACGTATGGAAACATATTACACCTGATAATAAAGCGATGTTTGTATCTGCAGCGATCTTATCTTGGAATGAGGTTTTTAATGGTGACATCCCTATTGATATTGTTCGACAATGCGAACAACACGTTTTAACAGATCATCTGTATGAGAACGGGCTTGAGGATAGTCTAACATTATTTGATGACATCTTAACTTGGTCAAACCAACACGCGTTACATGTAGGTAATCGTTTGAAGTGGATTGTAAACGAACTAACAACTTTACAAACACAACGTGTGCTAATTGCAAGTGCATTTGAAAATGGGAAAGCAACTTTTATCAATTCCTTGGTTGGCGATCATGTTTTAGCAGAGAATCGATCTACACCATTTGTCGTATTTAACAATGGAGAGAAGAAGGAAATCAAAGAGGTTTTGGATTCGGATGTTAAAGAAATTTCAAGTTTAAGTGAATTTCATCAAACGCTTTCTTTTGGTTCGATTGACACGAATACAATGTTTGATTTTAAGCTACCATCTACATTTCTACAACAACATCAAATAACAATGATGAATACGCCAGGTTTCTTAAGTCATAACCAAATGTTGTTTAAATATTTATCACTTGCAGATTCATTAATTTTTGTTCTTGATAGTAGCAATATTTTGACAGAAAAAGAGGTGGAATTGTTAATTAAGCTACAAGAAATGAATCCGTCTTTACCTGTGCATTTTGTTTCAATGACAGTAGAAAGAGATTATTATAAAGATATACATGAAGAAACGATAGCTGATACTAAGGCTATGATTCACAAGTATTTCCCGAATGCTCGAATTTTCTCATATACGAAACATGAAATGAACAAATCGAACTTTAATGAATTAGCGAATGCGGTGAAATCAGGTTTAACTAATAAAAAACTCATTCATGAACGTACGAAAAAGATTCTCTATTATATTCGAGAAACGATTACTTATATTTTGCAAAAACGCATTGAGAATGAACAAGCGTTAACGAATGAAATACAATCACAAGAAGAAATGGTATTGAAGCTAAATGGGGCAATTAACCAATTAAGTGATATAGAGAAAGAAAAAGTACAAGTGATTATAAATATGTTCAGATCGCGGAAAGAAGAGTATAGATCGGAATTGGAAGACAATATTCCAAGAATATTAAAAGAATGTTCAAATATGATTAGTGAGCGTAGTGATTTAGGAACGATCCATCATCAAATTAATGAAGAAATGAACATGAGAATACAACAATATATTGAACAAACGATTTTACCTAAATTACGCGATTCTATTGAACAATGGGTTGAAATCTCGGGAGAAGTACTACGAGATAGTCAGGAATTTTTAACTGAAATGAGCGTTGAATTTAACAAGATATATGAAGAAGAAAAAGTGAAATTAGAATGCGACTTCAAAATATTAGATGATTGGCGAAGAGATGCTAATAGATTGGCAGTAAAAACACATTTTACAAAACAGAATATCTTTTTGAGGCGAACTCCTTCTCAGATGATGCTGAAGAGTGCTGGAAAGTTGTTTGGAATGCTGCAGCCAAATAATGAAATGATATATAATAAATACAAAAGTTTTGTTGAAAATGAGGATTACGTTGATGTAACAGATGCCTTTACAAATCAATTGCTAGAAAGGTTCAATTGGTTTGAACAATCATTAGCAGAGGATATATCCTCTTTCTTTACACAACCGCATCAAGTGTTAGATGATAGTTTACAAGAGATGAAACAAGAAATTGACCAAAATTCTGAAACGTTAATGAATATGAGATCAAATCCGCATTTAGTAGATGACCCTGTATCGTTATTTACTTTAAGACATAAACTACAGGAACAGTTAATAAAAAACAAATAA
- a CDS encoding protein adenylyltransferase SelO, with protein sequence MTSKKGIGWSLNHSYARLPKSFFSSLSLNPVRSPKLIILNEQVAATLGLNVQELQSEEGLATLAGNDVPEGAQPIAQAYAGHQFGHFTMLGDGRALLIGEQHTPEGELVDIQLKGSGRTPYSRGGDGRAALGPMLREYIISEAMHALNIPTTRSLAVVTTGEPVIRETDLAGAILTRIAASHIRVGTFQYVRNGCTVEELKILADYTLDRHFPDVGADENRYVALLQEVIERQAILIAKWQLVGFIHGVMNTDNMTIYGETIDYGPCAFMDHYDEATVFSSIDTQGRYAFANQPMIGGWNLARFAESLLPLLHVNEERAIDIAQEKISAFNGIFYSHWLSGMRAKLGLFNEEEQDELLIKDLLTMMQENRADYTNTFRALTFDTLQDNVMFKTGEFVTWYERWQARLERQQESSAASKRLMKGSNPAIIPRNHRVEDALDAAVERGDYSVMERLLHVLSNPYDHTSEQVEYSTPPEPSVKPYRTFCGT encoded by the coding sequence ATGACAAGTAAAAAAGGAATCGGATGGAGCTTAAATCATAGTTATGCTCGTTTACCGAAGTCATTCTTCTCTAGTTTAAGCTTAAACCCTGTACGATCACCTAAGTTAATAATACTTAACGAGCAAGTTGCAGCTACACTAGGGTTGAACGTCCAGGAACTACAAAGTGAAGAAGGGCTCGCGACACTTGCAGGTAATGATGTTCCTGAAGGTGCTCAGCCTATTGCACAAGCTTATGCGGGACACCAATTTGGGCACTTTACTATGCTAGGGGACGGTCGGGCTTTACTAATAGGCGAACAGCATACACCTGAAGGTGAGCTTGTTGATATTCAGCTAAAAGGTTCAGGTAGGACGCCATATTCCCGTGGTGGTGATGGTCGTGCAGCTCTTGGACCGATGTTGCGGGAGTATATTATTAGTGAGGCGATGCATGCTCTAAATATCCCCACTACACGTAGTTTAGCAGTAGTAACAACTGGTGAGCCAGTTATACGTGAAACGGATTTAGCAGGTGCTATATTGACTCGTATCGCTGCTAGTCACATCCGTGTTGGTACTTTTCAATATGTTCGGAATGGGTGTACAGTTGAAGAACTCAAAATACTGGCAGATTATACTTTGGATCGGCATTTTCCTGATGTCGGTGCCGATGAAAATCGATACGTTGCATTACTTCAGGAAGTAATCGAACGCCAAGCTATACTTATTGCAAAATGGCAGCTTGTTGGCTTTATCCATGGAGTAATGAATACTGATAACATGACCATTTATGGAGAAACGATCGATTATGGTCCTTGTGCCTTTATGGATCATTATGATGAAGCTACGGTGTTCAGTTCGATTGATACACAAGGACGCTATGCTTTTGCTAATCAACCAATGATAGGTGGATGGAACCTTGCAAGGTTTGCTGAATCTTTGTTGCCCCTACTACATGTTAATGAGGAACGAGCAATTGATATCGCTCAGGAGAAGATTTCAGCATTTAATGGTATATTTTATAGTCATTGGCTTTCAGGTATGAGAGCAAAGCTTGGCCTGTTTAATGAAGAGGAACAGGATGAACTACTTATTAAAGATCTTTTAACAATGATGCAAGAGAATCGTGCTGACTATACGAATACATTCCGTGCATTAACTTTTGATACTTTACAAGATAATGTAATGTTTAAGACAGGGGAATTTGTTACTTGGTATGAAAGATGGCAAGCGAGGTTAGAAAGGCAACAAGAATCGAGCGCTGCATCGAAACGGTTGATGAAGGGTAGCAACCCTGCAATCATCCCCCGCAATCATCGGGTAGAGGATGCGCTAGACGCAGCAGTAGAAAGAGGAGATTATAGCGTGATGGAGCGGCTACTACACGTTCTTTCGAACCCATACGACCACACTTCGGAGCAGGTTGAATATAGCACACCACCAGAACCATCAGTCAAACCATACCGAACGTTTTGTGGTACATGA
- a CDS encoding oxalate decarboxylase family bicupin — MKKRHQIHSDDVPQPIREDGAGATDLGPRDILRDIENPDMLVPPKTDAGRIPNLKFSFSDTPMNLYHGGWAREVTVRELPIATTIAGVNMRLTPGGVRELHWHKQAEWAYLLLGKARITAVDQDGRNFIADVEAGDLWYFPPGIPHSIQGLDGGCEFLLVFDDGNFTESDTFMLSDWFAHTPKDILANNFGVSESAFAHIPTKQRYMFQAQVPKPINIQAIQSPYGTVPKSFTHRLMAQEPIITSGGTVRIVDSTNFPVSTTIAAALVEIKPGAMREMHWHPNTDEWQYYLTGKGRMTVFAAEGTARTFNYRAGDVGYVPFAFGHYIQNIGEESLWFLEVFKSNRFEDISLNQWLALTPHELVKANLHVGPDLMNALRKEKWPVVKYTNT; from the coding sequence ATGAAAAAACGACATCAGATTCATTCGGACGATGTGCCTCAGCCAATTAGGGAAGATGGAGCAGGTGCTACTGATCTTGGACCTAGAGACATTTTGAGAGATATTGAAAACCCAGATATGCTCGTCCCTCCTAAGACTGATGCTGGCAGAATACCTAATCTAAAGTTCTCATTTTCTGATACACCAATGAATCTATATCACGGAGGATGGGCACGAGAAGTGACTGTTAGAGAACTACCAATTGCAACTACCATCGCAGGTGTCAATATGCGTCTAACCCCCGGTGGCGTACGTGAGTTACACTGGCATAAACAAGCCGAGTGGGCTTATTTACTTCTAGGGAAAGCACGGATTACAGCAGTTGATCAGGATGGTAGAAACTTTATTGCAGATGTAGAGGCAGGTGACCTTTGGTATTTTCCACCAGGCATTCCACATTCGATTCAGGGATTGGATGGAGGCTGTGAATTCTTACTCGTTTTTGATGATGGAAATTTTACGGAGAGCGATACCTTTATGCTCTCAGACTGGTTTGCTCATACACCAAAGGATATACTGGCTAATAACTTTGGAGTATCTGAAAGTGCTTTTGCTCATATACCTACCAAGCAACGATACATGTTTCAAGCACAAGTTCCTAAGCCTATTAACATTCAAGCTATTCAAAGCCCCTATGGAACTGTTCCTAAGAGCTTTACGCATCGTTTAATGGCACAAGAGCCAATTATAACTTCTGGAGGAACTGTTCGAATCGTTGATTCTACCAATTTTCCTGTTTCAACTACGATTGCAGCTGCTCTAGTTGAAATCAAGCCTGGTGCCATGAGAGAAATGCATTGGCACCCAAACACAGATGAATGGCAATATTACCTTACTGGTAAAGGAAGAATGACAGTATTTGCAGCAGAAGGTACCGCGCGAACCTTTAATTATCGGGCTGGAGATGTCGGTTATGTCCCGTTTGCTTTCGGACATTATATACAAAACATCGGAGAAGAAAGTCTTTGGTTTTTAGAAGTTTTTAAGAGTAACCGCTTTGAAGATATATCTTTAAATCAATGGTTAGCTCTCACACCACATGAGTTAGTGAAAGCTAATTTGCATGTTGGGCCAGATCTAATGAACGCTTTACGAAAAGAGAAGTGGCCAGTTGTAAAATATACTAATACGTAA